The following coding sequences lie in one Pirellulales bacterium genomic window:
- a CDS encoding cupin domain-containing protein yields the protein MDVHNIDRVPAFTTADGSEIRELLAHRNSTIRNQSLAEARLRPGQSTTPHYHPRAEEIYYILVGSGRMQLADELRDVGPGDAIAIPPNLAHQITNTSSDTLTFLCCCAPAYEHEDTVLIERMPPPRQ from the coding sequence ATGGACGTCCACAACATCGACCGCGTGCCGGCCTTTACCACCGCCGACGGCTCGGAAATTCGTGAACTGCTCGCGCATCGCAACTCGACCATCCGCAATCAGAGCCTGGCCGAGGCGCGGCTGCGGCCGGGGCAGAGCACCACGCCGCACTACCATCCGCGCGCGGAAGAAATCTATTACATCCTGGTGGGCAGCGGGCGCATGCAACTGGCCGACGAACTGCGCGACGTCGGACCCGGCGACGCCATCGCTATCCCGCCCAACCTCGCGCATCAAATCACCAACACGTCGAGCGACACGCTGACCTTTCTCTGCTGCTGCGCGCCCGCCTACGAGCACGAAGACACCGTGCTGATCGAGCGCATGCCGCCGCCGCGCCAGTAG